The genomic stretch TAAGGGTTTGTCTGGTGGTAGAATCATTGTCTACCCTCCAAAGGAATCCAAGTTCAAAGCGGAAGACCAGATTATTGCAGGTAACACCGCCTTCTTTGGTGCCACTTCCGGTTCTGCGTTCATCAGAGGTGTAGCTGCTGAAAGATTTGCTGTTAGAAACTCTGGTGCTACCATTGTGACTGAAGGCACTGGTGACCATGGTTGTGAGTACATGTCCGGTGGTAGAGTTGTCGTTTTGGGTGGTACTGGAAGAAACTTTGCTGCAGGTATGTGCGGTGGTATTGCTTATGTTTTAGACATGGCTCAAGACTTCAATAAGAGAGTTAACACTCATACCGTGGAATTATCTCAAGTCACTGAACCATCTGAAATTGCTTTCTTAAGAGGTTTGATCGAAGACCACCGTCACTACACCAATTCAGAGGTAGCTGATCGTATCTTGAACGACTTCAACAGAATCTTGCCACGTTTTGTTAAGGTTTTGCCTTTCGACTACAAGAAGGTTCTTGAGAAGGAAAAGCAAAAGGCCGAGGAAGCTAAGAAGAACGAGTTAAATACATTCTTTAAGCTGATCAAGGAAGACCCAGAAGCCGATGTCACGAACGGTGAGGCTgccaagatcaagaaggGGCATGTTCATATCACCTCCAAGGCTAAAGATGGCCACAAGGAACCAAAGGTGTTGGATGTTGAAGACACTATCTTGGACACcgaagttgaaaagaaggCTCCAGTTAAGTTGGACAAGCTTAAAGGCTTCATGAAGTACAAGCGTCGTAACGAAAAGTATAGAGACGCGAAGGCCAGAGCCAAGGACTGGAACGAAATGACTTCCAGATTGTCCAAGGATGAGTTAAAACATGAGACAGCTAGATGTATGGACTGTGGTGTTCCCTTCTGTACTTCGGACACTGGATGTCCTATTTCCAATGTCATCCCGAAGTGGAATGAGTTGGTCTTTCAGGACAGATGGTACGATGCTTTGCagagattgttgatgacCAACAATTTCCCTGAATTCACTGGTAGAATTTGTCCTGCTCCTTGTAACGGTGCTTGTGTTTTAGGTATCATCGAAGACCCAGTCAACATTAAGTCTGTTGAGTGTGCCATTATCGATCACGGTTTCGAACAGGGCTGGATCAAGCCTCAACCACCTACTCACAGGACAGGCAAGACGGTAGCTGTCATTGGTTCTGGTCCCTCTGGTTTGGCTGCTGCAGACCAATTGAACAAGGCTGGCCACAAGGTCACTGTCTACGAAAGAAGTGACAGACCGGGCGGTTTGTTGATGTACGGTATTCCTAATATGAAGTTAGACAAAAAGATTGTTAAGAGAAGGACAGACTTACTCGCTGCTGAAGGTATTGAGTTTGTTTGCAACACCACCGTTGGTGAAGACATCACTGTCGAAGAGTTGAAAGCCTCTAATGACGCTGTTGTTTTCGCTGTGGGCTCCACAATTCCAagagacttgaagattCCAGGTCgtgaattgaacaatatcaattttgCCATGCAATTGTTGCACTCTAACACAAAGGCTTTATTGGACGATCAGTTGGAAGAcatcagaaagaacttggaaggTAAGCATGTTGttgtcattggtggtggtgatACTGGTAACGATTGTTTGGGTACTTCCACCAGACACGGTGCCAAGTCTGTGACCAACTTTGAATTGTTGCCACACCCACCTGCCACCAGACCAAAGGACAATCCTTGGCCACAATGGCCAAGAATCTTCAGAGTCGACTACGGTCACACTGAAGTTGCCGCTCACTACGGCAAGGACCCAAGAGAATATTCGATCTTGTCAAAGGAATTCGTTGACGATGGCGAAGGTAATGTCAAGGGTATCAAGACCGTGAGAGTTGAATGGAAGAGAACCGACTCTGGAGCTTGGCAGATGGCAGAAGTTCCAGGCAGTGAAGAGTTCTTCCCTGCTGATGTTGTTCTCTTGTCGATGGGTTTTGTTGGTCCAGATGCAGACAACTTGGAAGTTTCCAAGACCAAGAGAGGAACGATCACCACTGTTGACCCTAACGTGTACAGAGTCAGCGAGGACGACAACCTCTTTGCCGCCGGTGACTGTAGAAGAGGTCAATCTTTGGTTGTCTGGGGTATTCAAGAAGGTAGACAATGTGCTAGAGAAGTCGACAACTTCTTAATGGGCGCCACCAGATTGCCAGGTAACGGTTCAATTGAGCAGAGAAACTACAAATTGTTAGAGGAGTTAGCTGAAAAGGTTTAAAGTTTATAAATCAATGTAAGTATGAAACTGGACACTTCATACTGACTTGATTATAAGGACTTTATATGTGTATAGGACATATGCGATTTATAAATGTACAAATAATATGAACATCAGTTGTAGACACTGATATCTTCGGTTGGGTGCAAGTTATGCTCATACTTGCATCTACAAAACCGCCAAATAAATAACAGATATTGCGATAGTACGGTACTACTGGTGTTCATGATCATGATATGGATGTCAATGAACTGTGGATATCCACGTACTAACAGGTCTTTTAGAACAGAAGTACTGATTCTTCCAATACTTAGTGACTGCGAAGCCTTTTGCTTGTGATTCTATTTTGCTACATTACTCTTCGTAAACGCTTCATAAATTATATATGTACGACTAACGGTATCCTCTGTAAGTGTTTTTGTCGTCCTCGAACGAGCGGTCGTCGGTGACATACGAATTTGTGCTGACTGGAGCGTAACCCTGGTTGGGCACATAGGCCAGTGGTGgttgttggtattgttgaGCCATGGGAGGCTGAGGCATTGCGTATTGCGGAGCCGGTCTAGGAGGATACATATTTGGATTATACTGGGGCTCCTGTTTAGCCACAACATAGGTTGGTTGAgattttgttcttctgcagcagcaacagcacAAGGCTTCGACACAGCTGACTCCCATACATAAGCATTGGATCAAGGTGGAAATCACCCAGAGGGCGAATATACCCCCGAGGACGATCAACACAATGGCGACGATCTTACAGGTTCTGTTGTCCATACATGTGTCCCAGGATCTGAACGATTTGGCAGTGGACTCCAAATCTCTTCTGGCGAAGTCGACAAACATTCTATGCAAATCTGAATCAAGGAAGTTTTAAAAGTGACAGTAGTTAAGAAAGCAATATTCAAGCAAACTTAATGTGGTTCAAAGTAGCAGCACTAGGCAAGTGGTAAGATGCAATGAAAGATACAAATGAAAAAGTAGCAATAGTTGGTAAATTTGAAAGTCAGAGCTGAAATCTAATCGGTGTTGGATCTATATTTATATAAATACTCTCATTCTGATTTAAAACCTACAATTCGCGGCTGAGTTACTTTTTTTCTGCATGCTTATTTTACGCGTACTCCAGATAAATTTAGTCCTATAAATAGGCACTGCGTAATTGATTGCGATGAGATGCAGTGAGATGCGAAGAGATGATGTAGACGTCGTGCCAGCAATGGCcaatttccaacttgactACTTGGCCAAATATTAAGAAACTGTTCGTGTGAgatttttgaaaatcaaaacgAACCTCTATCGTATACCGAAGAGCCACTCTCCAAATGCTAGTATTGCCAGGGATTCTCTTGAGCTGCAAGTgaaacagttcaacaagctATTAAAAGAACATTCTAtaaaaagatca from Scheffersomyces stipitis CBS 6054 chromosome 2, complete sequence encodes the following:
- a CDS encoding predicted protein yields the protein MFVDFARRDLESTAKSFRSWDTCMDNRTCKIVAIVLIVLGGIFALWVISTLIQCLCMGVSCVEALCCCCCRRTKSQPTYVVAKQEPQYNPNMYPPRPAPQYAMPQPPMAQQYQQPPSAYVPNQGYAPVSTNSYVTDDRSFEDDKNTYRGYR